In the Pongo abelii isolate AG06213 chromosome 18, NHGRI_mPonAbe1-v2.0_pri, whole genome shotgun sequence genome, ACACGTCCTGGGAGATGGCCTCTGCCAGCTCTTGTGGGAGGATGCGCCAGCAGTGCGGGAGGGCTGGGCCCAGAGCCAGGATTCCGGGAAGTACCTGTACAGAGCCCCGGGAGCCAAGGGCCCAGTGATGAGCTCCTGTGCCCTGCCCCGCGGGTACCTGGATGAGGAGGCTGTGACAGATATTGCAGATCTTCACTGCGTCGGGGTACGTCTCCCGGATGTATTGCTCCATCTCCAGGATGGCCCGGCCGTGCAGGGTGAACTCCCCTTCCTTCTGCAGGGACACACAGGAGGTGGCCACCCTCAGCCAGGCCCTCTCCCCATTCACCACCTCTCTTCCCTCTGTGATCCCACAGCCCAGTGCTCAGGAAGACCCAAGGGTCTAGGCAGCTTTTCATCAATCCCAGCCAACGGGCATCAGCCACGTCCCCCTGGCAGAGCCTCagcaagggaaactgaggcaaagaccCACGACATGGAGGCGTGGCTCCCCGACACCCGCCTTTTCTCAGCATCTGCTGTGTCTTCAGACGTGACTGCTCTGTCTGCACAGCAGCCTCAAGGGAGGCAGTCACAGCCCTCCTGCAGATGAGGACGCTGAGGCCCACAAGGGGGTCAGTCTCCCCAGGGCTGCAAACCCAAGCACTCACTGCTGCCATCCGCCACCCATCCCACTCCCAAAAAGCAGCATCCCTGGTGCCTCCCAGCACTTCTGCCTCCAACTGCAGTAGGGACCCTCAGAGATCACTTCCGGCCACATCACTTTACAGATGGAGCTGGAAGGAGTCCGGAGAGGGCAGACAGGCCCCACCACACTGTGGGCAGTGGAGCCTCCTATGGAAGCCAGGCCTCCTGGTTCCCATGCCAGGGTGCAGTCCACCCGTCATGCATCCTGAAAACCCTGGGAGAGCCCGGAAGCACATGAACAATGCAACTCCCCAGGCCGACCCTACTGCCAGGTCACAGGAGAAAGGCAGCACTGAGGGAGACCCAAGGCAGGCAAATGACACGGGACCCAGGACACGGACTCATGCAGGctgattccagtttctccacagtCAGCTCATGCATCGGATATGAACCACACCAAGAGATGACGTCACTGATGCCTGCGAGTCACCTGAGTGCTCAACTgccttttctgttattttctaatttttagaagCAAGAGCTGtcactcccattttttttttttttttttttttttgagacagagttttgctcttgttgcccagggtggaatgcaatggcatgatcttggctcaatgcaacttccgcatcccgggttcaagcaattctcctgcctcagcctcctgagtagctgggcttacaggtgtgagccaccacacctggctaattttgtatttttagtagagacggggtttcgccatgttagccaggctggtcttgaactcccgacctcaggtgatccacccacctcggccttccaaagtgctgggattgcaggcatgagccactgcacccagcccactccCGTTTCTGACAGGTGGAACCCCCAACCCATTCCCACCTTCACCCCCACAGTGCAGTGTGGAGGGGGTGTGCTTGTGTAATCTGGGCTCGCAATGCGTTCACTCTGGAACACCAGTAGAGGGGCTGGGTGAGcacaggaaggaaggcagggcagAAGCGTGGGGTTGGGGCATGGACAGCCGCTGCGGGAGCAGTGGAGGGAGGCCGGGGCACCAGGCGCTTGTGCCCTGCACCATGGCTGTTGCTGGTGCACAGGGGCTTTGTGTCATCCAAGTGCTGTGGACAATGGGAGCATGTGACCAGCCCCAAGGCTGTCCTCGGTCCTCGGTCCTATGGCTGTTACCTTCCCCCAAAGTTCCCAAATCCATCACGGCACCCCACCTCCCTGGCCACCGCCCCTCTTCCAGCCTCCCCTCCAGATCCATCACGGCACCCCACATCCCCAGCCACCAcccatttcctccctcctccagATCCATCATGGCACCCCACCTCTCCAGCCCCCACCCTCTTCCACCCTCCCCTCCAGATCCATCATGGCACCCCACACCCCCAACCACTGCCCTCTTCCGCCCTCCCCTCCAGATCCATCGTGGCACCCCACCTCCCTGGCCACCGCCCTCTTCCACCCTCCTCCAGATCCGTCATGGCACCCCACCTCTCCAGCCCCCACCCTCTTCCACCCTCCCCTCCAGATCCATCATGGCACCCCACATCCCCGACTACGCCCTCTTCCACCCTCCCCTACAGATCCATCATGGCAACCCACCTCCCCGGCCTCCACCGTCTTCCACCCTCCCCTGCTCCTGCTGCTCTCTGAGCCCACTCTCCTCCAGCAACGCTCTCGCTACAAAACAAGCCTGGCCCTATCActcccacctcacccccaccccagggcttCCCACCACCCTTAGGTCCAAGAGCCAAGCCCCTAATGCGCGTATCTCCCAGGCTGCCCTTGTCTGCTCGCCTCAGCAATCTTTGTGCTCAGATCGCCCTGGCCGTAGCTTCTTGAGTGCACCTGCTGGCCACAGGGCCACTGCCGGGctgatgatcctcccaccccaggctccAGGCAACTCCCACACAGCCTTCAGCTCAAGTGTCACTTCCTCAGCAGCTGAGGGCCGGTTCCTCTGGGACAGCTGTCATATAGCCATGTTTCCTTTCCATCTGTACCAGGACTACAGTGAGATGACCGTCTCACTGATCCCGGGCTCCCCCTCCAGACCATGGCCCCATGGGAGCGGCCACCAGCTCTGGTTGTGCTCACTCCTGTGGCCACAGCACCTGCTATGGGGCCCAGCACTTGGCAGGCCCGTGATAAACACCCACGGGAAGATGAAGTAGACCTTGCACTGATCCCAAAGGAATGCCTGACACTGAGCAAGTTCAAACtcagactgaggcaggagctgcatttattttttacatatttatttgagacagagtttcattcttgttgcccaggctagatcatgcaatggcacgatctcagctcactgcaacctccgcctccagggttcaagcgattcttctgcctcagcctcccgagtagctgggattacaggtgcccgccaccacacccagctaacttttttatatttttagtagagacagggtttcaccctgtcggccaggctggtctcaaaactcctgacttcaagtgatctacctgccttggcctcccaaagtgctggaattacaggtttgagccactgcacccagccaagctgCATTTACCGAACACCTGCTATGCGCCTGAGACTGCACCCAAGGCTCACCATTCGTGACCCACTCAGTCCTCTGCGGGCCCAtcaggggaggggcaggaggggtGCCTTAGCCCTCAAAGACGACGACAGCCCAGGTGATCTCCCAGGCGCCTCGCCACAACACTTGGAAGTCAGGACCTCGTGTAGGGAGCAGTCCTGGGGTGTATGGAGGCACGCCCATCAGCAGACGCCCAGCTCCCATGAGCCGCGCTTGCTCTCAGAGGCCTCCCCGCTGACCCCAACCACCTACCACCCCTGGGCCTTCTCCTGGACCGGCAGCTGCCTCAGCACCTCCATGCTGGGCCAGTCTCGCACAGGACTGGCTGTCCAGGAGTGACGTGTCCTTGGGGTGGTATGACCACCTGGAAGGGCCTTGTCAGTGGGCCCCTGGCTATTTCTGTGGGAAACCCTGTGTCTGAGAGGCCAAGGATCAGACACTGCCATGTGGTCTCTCTGATCGAGGTGCTACCCTAGGAAGACCTGTCCTGGGTAAGTGAGCACCCGCCCCGGTTCTCAGCGGTTCCTCCAGAGTGCCGCAGACCTCAGGGCAACCCTTACCAGGCCATGTAGGTCAGAGAGCACTGGACCCTCACAGAAAACACCTGGAGCTGGCAATGCCCCCAtcctgcagatgaggaaacagtctCCGCAATGAGAAGCTGCTCACCACAGGCGGCGGAGGAACCTGGAGGAGTCTCACCACACAGCCCCTGCCACATTAGCTTTGTTCCTTCATCCTCCTGAGGGCCCCAGCAGGCCAGGCCGTCAACAAGAAGCCTCTCTAGGGCGACTGCCCAGCGCCAGTGCTGAGGGCCCCCTGCTACTTCTGCAGCGCTCCTGCAGGTGGCAGCTCCCGGATCCTCTGTCCACCCTCCCTGGAGCTCAGAGGCGCCCTGCAGAAGGTGGTGCCAGCACTACCACCGAACTGAGAAAGGCATAGAGTACAAGCGCCTGCAGCCACAGCTCACCCCCACAGACTCCAGGGCGGGGCCTCTTCTATCCACCACCGCCCTCTCCAGACACCAAGGGCAGACAAAGGGCAAGTCAAACCATAAAGATGGGAGCATGCCCTACAAGCCATGCACAATGGTGGCGGCATGTGCTAGGCACGGTGCTCTTGGGTGCAAAGCAGGGTGCAAAGTGTTGTGAACTGGGATGTTGGGGCACTCGGCTCTAGGGTCTGGGATAACAGGTGACTTCAGTGGGTTTCTTTATGCATCTCAACATGTTCTAATCCTCCTGTAATGAGCAGATATTTCCTGTAACattttttgtaagttttaaaCTCTGTTCCTCTGCAACTTCATCCACCTGTCCAGTCATCCATTCagcaagcatttactgagcacttgagGTACCAGGCACTGCATTCTGCAATGGGGACCAGCCATGAAGAGGTCATAACCCCTACCCTTAAAAAGCTTGGCCTgtcgccgggcacggtggctcacgcctgtaatcccagcactttgagaggctgaggcaggcagatcacctgaggtcaggagttcgagaccagcctggtcaacatggagaaaccccgtctctactaaaaatagaaaaattagccaggcgtggtggtgcatgcttgtgatcccagctacttgggaggctgaggcaggagaatcgcttcaacccaggaagttgaggttgcagtgagccaagattgcaccattgcactccagcctgggcaacaagagcaaaactccatctaaaaaaaaaaaaacttggcctGAAGACGGGCTGCACGACAAGCGAGAATGGTCAGTTATAACCTGAGTAGCCCTAGAACATTCCCTAGTGCCAAATACAGCCCGGAGGGCAAGAACAACTGTGACAAAGCCATTGATGGGAGCTGCAGTCCCCAAACCGGGGCCTGAACTCGGCCCTGCCACTCTCAGGGTGTCCGACGTCATCCAGACCCCTGAGCTGTCAGCTAAAAACTAAGCTATGGAGCCACTGCAAGGCAGCAGGCAGCCTCCAAGACATGACATACAGGAACGTGCCCAGCAGATCCTGCACTCACCAGGagctcccagccctgccctcaccCCGTGACCTCTCCACCCTTTCTTCCCATCAGGTACCCCAGGAACTGAATTCGGGTCAGGTTCCTGGGACAGGCCCACCCTAAATAGAAATCATTAACTCAGAACACAAACTTCCCCAACCCAGACGCAAGCCTTCCTGAAAAGGAAGCGGAGAATCGCTGCAGCCACAAGCAGCAGCCTCTGGCCACGAGTCCGACCACCAAGTGAGGACGCGGGGACCCGGCGTGAGCGCGTCCTCAACACACATGGGCACGAGCACCTGGGAGGCACAGCTGTGGTCAACTCAGCAAACACTGAGCTGTTGAAAATAGGGGTGCCTTTTGTGGAAAAAGAACTGAAACGTGTTCTGCTCCATTCAGCAGGACTAGACGTGGGGGTGGGGGCAACATCTAGAAACTGGAGCTGCAGTGGGGCCTGTCCCAGATGTCACAGCTCCTTTCCTGAAGCAGGTCTGTGCCTCTTCTAAGCACCGGCCCTGAGGAACTCACTGCTGACAAAAATAACAGTGGTAACGTCACCAATTCCTCTGCCGCCTCCCCCGCGAGCCAGCCAGCCCAGCACCGAGCACATTACTGTGAGGTCCCATTCCTGCTCCTGACACACCCAGCCCCGAAGGGGAAACGACGACTCCCCTCTTACAGGGAACATGAGGTCACCTGGCTCAGGGTTCAGACCCGGGTTAGATGTTAGAGCCACATTCTCAGCCACGGAACTGCCCTGCCTTGCAGTCTGTTGGCTAGAGGCTTGATCCTGGGGCCCAAATCCCTGGGTGCggctcctggctctgccattctgGCTGTGGCATCCTGAACACATCATCTGGGTGAATGGggagtgggaggcaggaggagtgagGCCCAAGTCCTCCCCACAGGGTCACTGCTGGAATGCATGAAAGCAGGTAAGGGATCCGAGAAGGCCGGGCTCCACAGACATCAGTTGGCTACAAGTACGATTTTGGAGAAAAAACTGTTATTCACTTGAAAAAGTGAACCAGGCTGGGAAAACCATGAGACAGTACCTCAATCAGCCACTTGTTTTGGACAAACTTCTGCAGCACCTgctctgcttccttcttcctcatCTTCTTGCCTTTAAGTTGATCAACCAGGTTCAAAATGTTTGTGGAAGACCCAAAGCCGGTTTCTGAGTCAATAATCAGTTCCAGCTGGAAGAAAGAGCAGGTATCATGCTCATctattaaaatggcaaaaataacttttaaatggtAATACCAAGTCTGGCAGGGGCGCAGTAAAACCACTCAGATCACAGGCAGAACTGTACACTGGCATGGTATTCCGGGAAAACAATTTAATATGCATCAAGAGCCAGGACTGTGCTCAGTTCTTTTGACTCAGAGGTCACTTCTATAACATCCTCCCAAATAAATGATCTTAACATCCCCAAATCAAAGAGGGTCGCCTTGCCTCACGGCTGGCCTTGGAGGCAGTGAGAGAGAGACACGGCAGGCAGGAACCGCTGGGGAAGACAAGTTCCTGCACACGCAGGTGTGTGCTCAGCTCAGCACCTGCTCCTCAACCTTGGTGGCTAATAATCCCCAGGAGAAGATCTAAAAGGAATGATTCCAACGCCTGGTTCTCAGAGATTTGAATTCAACAGATCGCGAGTGGCGCTGAAATGTCTGAATTATTTTTCACCTCTGCAGTTATTATCATTGCATCTAGGCCTGAGAACCACTCTTAGCCATGTGTTTGACCAGAAGGCTGAGCAAATAGCTCTGAAGCCTGGTAGAACAGTGCCTCTCAAATGTGCACGTGCAAATGATTCAGTGGGCACCTggctaaaatgcagattcagacTCAGCAGTCTAGAGTGGAGACTGGGACCGGgcctttctaacaagctcccaggcgatgctgctgctgctgcctttcCCAGATGGCACTTGGAGCAGCCAGGCAGGAACGCCTGTTACTGCCAGTGAAGCCCTGCTCTTGCCCATCCAGTTGGGGCTCACACCTGGCCCAGCACTTCCTTCCCAGGCCAGCCATGGGGACCCCCTGACAGCTGTGAGTTCCAGATGGGTAGACAGTGACATCTCCCTGCAAAGCCTTTTCTCAGACGGCAATGGTGGCCCATGTCCCCCCAGTGATCCTTGAACACTGCAGTTGCCACTTCTAATGACGGAGACAGAACTTTCCCATAAGAAGCCTAGCCAATGGGCAATGGAGATTACTCTACTTACAGCCTTTCTGAACAAATCCAGTTCATTCTCTGCAAAATCTGTAGCCATTTTGGAAATTGAAGTTGTAGCAAGATTCACCTAAGAAATAAGTCAGCATGACAGTCAGGCTGTGCTCTTTGCATGTTGGTTAACGTGTCGctggctctccctccctcccctcctccatctCTGGCCAGTCACTGAGCTCCTGTATCCAGGCACTGCGGGCCGCAGGGATGGATCTGTAACCAGGCGTATATTATAGACTTTATTCTTTAGCTCAGTCAACATGCTGGACCCTCAGAAGTTTCAGAACTCCAAAGGGTGTGCAGTATTTTCCAAACTCAGATACATCTGGGAGATTTGTCTGCATGTTAATGGAGCTTCAAATGCAAAAAAAGCACTGAGAAGTCCGATAGCAAGGAAATCTGCTTTGCCACGTCTGACCAGCATTTCCACAGTTCTTTGACTGTGTAATGTTTTTTTCCAGGGAATTGAGTTTGGGAAACCCTGGACTAGAGTGCCCCTTTCTGAGTGTGAGCCTGGCTGGGAGCAGCCAGATGTCCTCTGACCAGCTGAGGTGTCTCCTAGCCAGGGATGGGGCATGTCAGCTTCCCACTCCTGTATTTCACCCTGGCTGTATTTcactcctggctctgccattctgGCTGTGGCATCCTGAACACATCATGTGGGTGAACAGGGAGTCGGCGGCAGGAGGGGTGAGGCCCAAGTCCCTACCTGTGAGTAAATCTGAAAACCACTGAAGGCCCCACCCACATGGGTGCAATCCTCGACACTCCTACACAGTTTCTTTTCATAGCTTCTAAGTCTTATTCTAAATAAAAAACCATTTTCTCCCTTTATTCCTAATATTCTATACATTTGGAGTAACTTCTTTGCAAAGAACTGTCCAAAAGAGAAATCAAACCAAAGCAAACACAGGCTGCCTGGGCCCTGTTCCAGCTCCTCAAAAATGCCACTAGAGGGCTCTGCCGGGCACTCACCAACGCATAAATGGGTCTCCCGTCATCTTCCGTGACTCCTCTCTTTATCTCAATATACAAGGACTCCAAGACACTGTTAATGTTGTTGATGAAGTCCTCCAACTTATCTACGGTGGCATTGCCTGGAAATAAACAGACCAAAAAAAGGGAGGTGACCAGGGGCCTCATCAAAAATACGTGGCTTGCTTTAATCATTCCATCCCATCTCAACACAGGGGACAGCAACCCCAGACACgggtggaggctgcagcctcTTGGGTGAATGCCAATGCTGCGTGGCTTCTTTCTTCCTGGAGTACTTGGAAGACAAACAGACAACAGATGGAGGGCGTTGTGAGGCAGGAGGGCCGGGGAGATGCTATCTGCAACCACGGAGGCTGCCGTGGGCTTCCTGTCTTTGCTCGCTGCCTCCTGATGAGAGTCCCGATCAGCACCTTCAGCGCATTACTCAATGATGTGCTCAGAGCCTGCATGAGCTCCCGCTGCACACACATCCCATCCCATCTCAGCCGTCCCCAGTGCCCCGCGAGAGGCCTCTGTCCCTGTACGTCCCCACACGTCTCAGGTGGagctttattcctttctctttttattcaatGTCCGGTTATCCTCACTTACATGCCAGGCTTGTGCTGGGTCCTGGGCTGGAACAGTAAGAATAACAACAAACGGGGTGAGAAGGGTGCTTGCAGCGAGCCCTCAGCATGGAGAGGCCCTGTCCTGGGCACCTTTTGTCGTCATGAATCCACCCTCCAGCAGCTCTCTGGGCACAGGGGAAGAGGCTGAGACGCAGAGAGGTGAACTGACTCGCCCAGAGTTGCACCACAAGGCCAGGGCTTTGACCTCTCTGTCGCCCACCTCCCCTGGCCCTGCCAGCAGGATGCTCACAGCCCAGGGGCCACCATCCAGGTCCATCAGTCTGAGAAGGGGCACCCACAGTATTGCCGGGGGCTCAGCTGAGGAGGACAGAGAGGCTGCGGTGAGGACGGGAGCCTGTGGCCGGGGACAGCAGGGCCTTTCTCCTGCGGCACCAGGAAGCCTCTGAGCACTGGAAGCAGTGGAAGAACATGGCCAGCATTGTGTCCCTTTTATgctgtgaaactttttttttttttttgagacagagtctcgctctcgcccaggctggagtgcagtagcacaatcttggctcactgcaacctccacctcctgggttcaagcaattctcctgccttagcctcccgaggagttgagattacaggcatgcaccaccacacccagctaatttttgtatttttagtagagatggggttttaccatgttggccaggctggtctcgatctcctgacctcaagtgttctgcccacctctgcctcccaaagtgctgggattataggcgtgagccaccacgcccagcttgtcCTGCAAAACTTTTTAAAGCAAGAGTATGTATTATTGTTTTCACTgtttttatgtattaaaataaataatttcaaaagattCATGCCTTAGAAAATCATTCTGGAAAGAAAACTGcaagaaaaaacagacaatatGATACATTTATGTGTGAAACAAAAATAGAACCAATGAAACAGTCCCACAGGAAAAGGCCCAGCAGGTTACCCACTGGACTGACGACCAAGGCCGTCGCCAGGAAGGGACTAAACGAAGGGTCATCACAGGGCACTTGTGCTGTATGTCTGTGTTTGATTTCTTATAGACAGAGGCATTTCTAAGCTACCCGTACAACTCAAGattcataaagttaaaaaaaaaaaaacagaagatcaTGCTGGTGACAATGGAGGACGTGGCCATGTGAAAGAGTCAAGGAAAACCCAGGCCAATGAGCTCTGTCAGAGGATCAGACTGTGGGGCCCAGAAAAGCTGAGAACAAAGCCCAGGGCAGTGATATTAATGGGCCATGCTCAGCGAGGAGCTAATCTTCCATTTcagtaaagtttttaaaatacagtttaaattaaaaagtagtcATAATAAGTGGGTGGAACATGGACGTGGTGAGATCATAACATATGACAATGACATCTGGCCTCCGCGGCTGGAGAGCAGGCATCAGGAGGGAGGCATGGCCTGACTTCCTGCCTCCAATCCCCTGCTCACGGGCCCCTCCTTTCTGAAAAGCTCTCTTCCACTGCTGCAGCCATCTCGGATGGCCTGTTTTTCCAGGAAATGTTCTTTTCTGCCCCCAGTGCTGTCTTCCTCTTCCATACCATGCAAGGCAGCTCTTTGCTGGCGTGGGAGCCAAGCTGTTCCGTACCTGCCTGTGCCGGTGACTCGGCCAGACACACTTTTCCACCCCCAAGGGGAGCCAACGCTGGGCAGCTCAGGTGAAAGAGGCCCAGACATCAAAAAGCCTCGCTCAGTACGGAGTGAGTGACAGGAACCCTGTCCACCCAGTGTGACACTGGGGCAAGTCCCACCTCTCTCTGAAAGTGACAACTCACATTTTCCACTAACGAGGCCCCTCCTGGGTATCACTGAGAACAATGTGCCCTGTGGGCAGATGAGAAGCATTCTGATCTATTGGACTTTCCAGACACCCCGTTGCAGGGAGGGAGCCAGCAGCCCTCTCTGCCCTTCCCCTCTCCACACCGCCTCTGGTTTGGCGTCCGGCCTCATTTTTCAGAAACCATGAATGTTTTGCTGTATTTTCATCTGACCAACCACTTCCTCCTACTGTACTCGCTCACTGCACACACCAGCCACTGCTTGGGCGCTCCCGTTCTCTCCGCTATCGCCCTCCTTCCTTCCACACGCTTCCTGCGTCAGGGTCACGTCCACGATCTCCATCGCTGACCCTGTAACTGTTTCTCACGGAGGCCCCGCGCCCTTGCAGCTCCTCTTAATCGTGACCTGAGAAGAAACTTCTCTTACGCTCAGCACCCCCAAACCCTTCAACTGACTCCTTTCAGCAGCAACAGAGGTGGCGTGGTGGCATGGGGCCAGAAGCAGAGGTGTGGGCTCCAGCCCATCCTGCCCTCCCGCTCTGTGGGGCCCCGCGTGAGCCTCTCCCCCACTTCTCATCTCTAACAGCCACACACAGTCTCGCCTCCAGCCTCTCCCATGTCCAGTACCCTCTTCCCTCCCGCCACTctaccaccacccctggcctcctGATCCTCTGGTGGCCTCCCGTACAGGCCTTCCCCGACCAGATAAGCTGCATTGCCCAGCTCTGTCCTCCCACGGCTCCGGCACTTCCTTCCTCATCATATGGCGCTGGCGCTCCagttactgtgcccagccaccccgAGACAGCAGTCAGCTGGTGACGCCTGCCAGCCCAGCAGCCACGTCCCTCCCTAACGAGACCTtcgccttttttctttcttttttttttttcacaattgtCTTTCCCTTGCATTTGCGGTTTTGGTGAGAGAGTAATTCCAGGTACGATATTCAGGGAACCAGAAAGCAGAAAGCTGAAGGGACCAGAGATTAGGGCAGCCAGGAGTAGACAGAGAACCCCTATCAGCCAGACCCTCTCCCAATCTGAGCAAGGGACAAAAGGAAGCTTGGAGGTGGCTCCAGCCCAGAAGCTACAGAGGGCCAGCTGCTCTGGCCATGCGGTGATGCCATGCTTCCTGCCTATCCCCGACTGTGCACCTGGCCACCAATCCACCAATGAGTCCTATGTGTCCCTCCCCCAATAGCAtcccaacacattttttttttttttttttttttgagatgaagtgtcactccatcgcccaggctggagtgcagtggcacaatctcagctcacagcaatctccacctcccaggttcaagcgatcctcctgcctcagcctccccaggcactgggactacaggtgtttcaccaccacacctggctaattttttgtatttttagtagatatgggatttcactatgttggctgggctggtctcaaactcctgacctcaagtgatctgcccacctcagcctcccaaagtgttgggattacaggcatgagccaccgggcccggccctGACACGTTCCTAAGTTGACCAGAACTGGGGTCTCTTGCTTGCTCCCAAGATCCTTACGATGTCCACTAAGCGCTAAGGTTGCACCAGATCGCTGCTTCCCAGCCTCAGGTCTTCAGGACAGCTAATGTCCACAGCTCTGCCCCTGCTCTCTCCCCTGATCCTGGAGCCCTGGTGGAGAAGCTACAGTTTGCCAATCTGTAGGGAAACACTAGGCTAAAGGCATGTCTGAGGATCCTGTTGAGCTCAATATTCTACGAGCCCATGGTCATGATAAAGAGTGTGGAATAAAGTCCGTATCGTGGGATTCTGAGACAACTACTTTCAGTCTTAGAAATACCACTTTGAAGATTTAGGAGCTAATTAACAACACCACTCCTTTTCAGAATCCAGAACCAACTGAAGAAAAAGACACACCCTTCAGTAAATATCAAAACATCAGGTTTTCTGTAGGTAGAGCTGGATCAGAGGCTGCTTCTCTGCACACCACCAACCTCCAGTCAGTGATATGGGAGGCCCTGGCCCTAGCACAGATGTCTCCTCTAGAGGGAAAGAGATACCCTAGCCAGGACAACCAGCAACATGTCTGAATCAAGCAAGTTGAACCTCTAAACCTCTAAACACAGTGCCACCTGTGTTTTCTCCACTTCGAAGAGGCAGGGTGTGTCTGGATTTCTTAAGGGCTGTAGTAAAGTAGCTCATGTTAGGCTAAAATCAAGGGGCCCGCAAATGTGTGGCTATGATTCACCTTATTATGTGCCAGCACTATGCATTCACATGGTTCATTTCATCATGACAATAACAGTAACTCCATAAGGTGAAATCACTAATATCATCTGTATATACAGGAGGCTTGGAGAGGTTAACAACTTGCTCATAGTTTCCGTAACTTAGAAGGAAATGGAGCCCAGGCTTGCCCGACCCCAGATCCTAAGCTCCCAGGCACTAAGCCCCATAGGCTCCACAGAGCAAGCCTGAGGACATCCTCTATAACCAGACCCCACCGTCATCTCGTCTACACCCTCCTGCACCTGCCCTGTGCTTCAGAGTCACCGAGAGAGACTGGGCCAACAGGGAAGGATGGAAGGCATCTGGGCACCTGATTAGGACACCAGAGGTGGTACCCAAAGAGGAGCTGCACTCACAGAGGAGACGCATCGGATcagcccagcctggcccagcccagcATTCATCATcccctcagcccagcccagcccagcatcCATCATCCCCTcaacccagctcagcccagcatCCCTCATCCCCTTGGCCCAGCCCTGAGCactgggccaggtccagggtgCAGGGACAGCATGCAGGGCAGCAAGGGCAGCTGAGGAAAACAAAGACC is a window encoding:
- the NSMCE1 gene encoding non-structural maintenance of chromosomes element 1 homolog isoform X1, which produces MQGSTRRMGVMTDVHRRFLQLLMTHGVLEEWDVKRLQRHCYKVHDRNATVDKLEDFINNINSVLESLYIEIKRGVTEDDGRPIYALVNLATTSISKMATDFAENELDLFRKALELIIDSETGFGSSTNILNLVDQLKGKKMRKKEAEQVLQKFVQNKWLIEKEGEFTLHGRAILEMEQYIRETYPDAVKICNICHSLLIQVPAGQGTGAHHWALGSRGSVQVLPGILALGPALPHCWRILPQELAEAISQDVSGHLPTVPRRDALPPSSLVLLLGSKGPRLLYFSQEG
- the NSMCE1 gene encoding non-structural maintenance of chromosomes element 1 homolog isoform X3 translates to MSWCTDGEDGPALPCPQCCASRTTCPPCLSGGLSEGNATVDKLEDFINNINSVLESLYIEIKRGVTEDDGRPIYALVNLATTSISKMATDFAENELDLFRKALELIIDSETGFGSSTNILNLVDQLKGKKMRKKEAEQVLQKFVQNKWLIEKEGEFTLHGRAILEMEQYIRETYPDAVKICNICHSLLIQVPAGQGTGAHHWALGSRGSVQVLPGILALGPALPHCWRILPQELAEAISQDVSGHLPTVPRRDALPPSSLVLLLGSKGPRLLYFSQEG
- the NSMCE1 gene encoding non-structural maintenance of chromosomes element 1 homolog isoform X2, with translation MQGSTRRMGVMTDVHRRFLQLLMTHGVLEEWDVKRLQRHCYKVHDRNATVDKLEDFINNINSVLESLYIEIKRGVTEDDGRPIYALVNLATTSISKMATDFAENELDLFRKALELIIDSETGFGSSTNILNLVDQLKGKKMRKKEAEQVLQKFVQNKWLIEKEGEFTLHGRAILEMEQYIRETYPDAVKICNICHSLLIQVPAGQGTGAHHWALGSRGSVQGQSCETCGIRMHLPCVAKYFQSNAEPRCPHCNDYWPHEIPKVFDPEKERESGVSKSNKKSLRSRQH
- the NSMCE1 gene encoding non-structural maintenance of chromosomes element 1 homolog (The RefSeq protein has 1 substitution compared to this genomic sequence); its protein translation is MQGSTRRMSVMTDVHRRFLQLLMTHGVLEEWDVKRLQRHCYKVHDRNATVDKLEDFINNINSVLESLYIEIKRGVTEDDGRPIYALVNLATTSISKMATDFAENELDLFRKALELIIDSETGFGSSTNILNLVDQLKGKKMRKKEAEQVLQKFVQNKWLIEKEGEFTLHGRAILEMEQYIRETYPDAVKICNICHSLLIQGQSCETCGIRMHLPCVAKYFQSNAEPRCPHCNDYWPHEIPKVFDPEKERESGVSKSNKKSLRSRQH
- the NSMCE1 gene encoding non-structural maintenance of chromosomes element 1 homolog isoform X4, producing MSWCTDGEDGPALPCPQCCASRTTCPPCLSGGLSEGNATVDKLEDFINNINSVLESLYIEIKRGVTEDDGRPIYALVNLATTSISKMATDFAENELDLFRKALELIIDSETGFGSSTNILNLVDQLKGKKMRKKEAEQVLQKFVQNKWLIEKEGEFTLHGRAILEMEQYIRETYPDAVKICNICHSLLIQGQSCETCGIRMHLPCVAKYFQSNAEPRCPHCNDYWPHEIPKVFDPEKERESGVSKSNKKSLRSRQH